The segment caactgtgtctttcaggaagtttttcacccgtcactaaatagcggcgtatgctacgtcgCGGGTCGACTAGTCGtaagtaataattttcatttcggAAGGAATGTCCGAAATATACAAATCGAACGGAAGATGTAAAGAAAACTGATTctttaaaaatagtgtgaatatagaagtgaagctagttgctgaaacaaatgatgatacatacatattaaacataaataaacagcagcaccagggacccaGCTTCACTTCTATACTTACGTTCACAGCTTAATTACTCATaaccactgaagcttctatatgtaatgtatttatgttgtccacaacacaattaaatagagccatcgtttgtctaatacatgcctaacggctgtctgtgtcggctctattgaagttgttGGTGAACGGATGTGgcgaggtgggggaggggctagctaaggcatgtgaccattgaccactggggtggtaactTGCATATCGGCGAAACGACTCTGGACCAAAAGAATGTCTTGGTCATTCCGATGGTCGagaggttaagttcgcttagtgcgttatTGCTAGGCGGTGTTGTCGTTTCCAGGATCACTGGTTCACGCTCGAGCATGTTGAACCAATTGGTGCTTACTTCGGACGGTGGAGGGAAAAttacgacacacggtgtcgccacTGCATGGAGGACGACGAGACAATAGAACACATTCTTTACGAATGCAGAGTTCTGCACGAAAGACGATCGGGACAAGGATTTGATAGAGAGAAAACTGGTACATGTCCGACACagaggctgtccttgtacgaggacaaggcgaccttaaacctcactgctcgcttcctctcacgtgctctaaAGGAGTAATTCCCAGCATGGTTCGTTACTAATGGGGGTTTCTGATTCGGTTCTCGCCTTGGTCGGctcagtcccttattttcgccGCATTTAAAACACTACaatctctcatttaaaaacttggtccctggtgctgctgtttatttatgtttaagaTGTATGTATCATCTAAAAATAGGTGCGGagaataaagaaaatagaaacgaAAAAGAAGATGTAGCTGGCTCTTTGATaagtgaatgaaataaatatccGGGACATTTATAACGGAGCAAACGATTTCCCGTATGCAATATGAAAATATCAAGTTTAGGAAGGGGAGAAAGGGAAGTAACCAATCATCGATCCTTATGACATCCCTTAGTTCATCTTTTTCCCCCAATCACCAAATCTTACTCAAGGCCTATTCATTTCTCGTGTCTGTTAGACTGAATGAAGACAGAGCTTCCGGCGAGTGGCGAGCTGTCAGGAGCTTCGTAAATCATGCACACAGTTTTTATTCGCTCGAGTTTTCTTCTCTTGGTTGTGCTCTATTGCAGAGGTTCTCAAGCTATAAGGGTaagtaacatttttataaaacttCCACCGgcaatattgtatttaaaaatatcttttttttttccctagacgtcatttttttttaatggagcgTTGCGTTTATACTgttgcagtgtttcccaaactgtgtacTGCGGAACCTTAGTGTTTCGCAAAGCCTGAACATGTGTATCGTCTTACTGCAGGAATAATTAAGTAGTAGACTACCAAGTGgtaaatctctctaaaaaaaataagcaaagtgttccgctaaatacttagaTAAGGGCAGAGTACtacgttaaggaaaaagtttgggaaacactgtatgTGTTGGCAGGCCAATAAATGCGTTCGCTTGATTGGCTCgttaaattattacttttttaacttattaaaattaatacaattttgcaattataattttattattatctaaatATATACTTACAATAATTTTACATCTTCTCAATATTGTTATCTTTCAGACCAATATGTCTATAAAGAATATTaataaacagatgatcttaaatTGATAGGCCCTACCTAAACAAATAGACATAAGAGACCACGGGgggatatttatttatatattgcaTGAATAAAACTAGTGTACCTTGTGTACAGAATATAGAaagtttttatgtattttaaaaactgtttgatcatatttgtgttttttttttagctcccAAGAATCAGTTTTGTAAATACTTCCATTAGTAGCACACAATAATATCAACTGAAAACATATTGCAAAAAGAAATGggttaataattataaatgatAAAGCGGAGTAAATTCGAGGATTCATTGCTAGACTTTGAGAAATTTAGTTGACACCAGTCATCTTTCAAATCAAAATTttcctctatttctttttttttttcctcttctttAGGTTCATTATATCACCCCACATTTTTCAGATCGCTTGTTATTCTTTTTCTATCTTAATAATTATTGAttgctttaaaatatttagactGGATCTtataaatcaaatcaaattaaataaagGACTCATCCTGACAATCCCCAATACATCTAGCTCTAGATATAAAAGGGAATGTCGTTAATGGATAGTTTGTACATTCCTTCGTTTCTCTAATTTCTCCATCCAGTACAGAACATGTGACGAAGGCTGTTGTGTCCATGAATACTGTGCCTTTCAACGCATCTGCTATCCCAAGATCCACTGTCGCTTCGGATGCCCCGACGGACGTTGCGTTGGTCAGGACACGCCGACAACCAAAGACGGCGTTACGGAAGACTCAGGAACTTCGGCGCCGAAATTCACAGAGAGAACTAAAGAGAATTACCTCCCGCTTTACAAGGGAAGCAATCAAGGATATGACGATCAGCGATTAGGCGCCAGGTCAGCAATAAAAATCGTTCGTCGATCTAAACCGGAAGAGACGAACGCGCAACACACGGGA is part of the Biomphalaria glabrata chromosome 2, xgBioGlab47.1, whole genome shotgun sequence genome and harbors:
- the LOC106057161 gene encoding uncharacterized protein LOC106057161 codes for the protein MHTVFIRSSFLLLVVLYCRGSQAIRYRTCDEGCCVHEYCAFQRICYPKIHCRFGCPDGRCVGQDTPTTKDGVTEDSGTSAPKFTERTKENYLPLYKGSNQGYDDQRLGARSAIKIVRRSKPEETNAQHTGDMPSGICMPDPPCKPTDYCGMAHVCSMNYNLGYRTCQYNLDIGSTLCYDSKGNLNLKPMTK